The Mycolicibacterium mageritense genome contains a region encoding:
- a CDS encoding acyl-CoA dehydrogenase family protein gives MKLTAEEEAIVATVRDFVDKQVKPVARELEHADTYPEELIETMKEIGIFGLAIPEPYGFGAVSMPCYVQVTEELARGWMSLAGAMGGHTVVSKLLLLFGTEEQKQRYLPRMATGELRATMALTEPGGGSDLQAMRTVARKTGDTYVVNGSKTWISNARRSDLVALLCKTDPDAQPPHRGVSILLVEKLPGFEISKDLPKLGYKGVESCELNFTDCRVPAGALLGDEEGRGFAQMMKGLEVGRLQVAARATGVARAAFDDALRYAQDRESFGKPIWQHQSVGNLLADMGTKLSAARSLLMGAAEKFDAGERCDMEAGMAKLFASETAMQIALDAVRVHGGYGYSTEYDVERYFRDAPLMIVGEGTNEIQRNVIAKQLVARGGLDL, from the coding sequence ATGAAACTGACGGCCGAAGAAGAAGCCATCGTCGCGACGGTCCGCGACTTCGTGGACAAGCAGGTCAAGCCGGTCGCGCGGGAGCTCGAGCACGCCGACACCTACCCCGAAGAGCTGATCGAAACCATGAAGGAGATCGGCATATTCGGTTTGGCGATTCCCGAACCGTACGGCTTCGGCGCGGTGTCCATGCCGTGCTACGTGCAGGTGACCGAGGAGCTTGCCCGGGGCTGGATGAGTCTGGCCGGCGCGATGGGTGGGCACACCGTGGTCTCGAAATTGCTGCTGTTGTTCGGCACAGAGGAGCAGAAGCAGCGCTACCTGCCCCGGATGGCCACCGGCGAACTTCGCGCCACGATGGCGCTCACCGAACCCGGGGGCGGATCGGACCTGCAAGCCATGCGCACGGTCGCGCGCAAAACGGGTGACACCTACGTCGTCAACGGCTCCAAGACCTGGATCTCCAATGCGCGGCGCTCGGATCTCGTTGCGCTGCTGTGCAAGACCGATCCGGACGCGCAGCCGCCTCACAGAGGCGTGTCGATTCTTCTGGTCGAGAAGCTGCCGGGGTTCGAAATCTCCAAGGATCTGCCGAAATTGGGCTACAAGGGTGTCGAGAGTTGTGAGCTCAACTTCACCGACTGCCGTGTCCCCGCCGGTGCGCTGCTGGGCGACGAAGAGGGCCGCGGGTTCGCCCAGATGATGAAAGGCCTTGAGGTGGGCCGCCTGCAGGTCGCGGCGCGAGCCACTGGAGTGGCGCGGGCCGCGTTCGACGATGCCTTGCGGTATGCACAGGATCGCGAGAGCTTCGGCAAGCCCATCTGGCAGCACCAGTCGGTCGGAAACCTGTTGGCGGACATGGGAACCAAACTGTCCGCCGCGCGTTCGCTGCTCATGGGTGCGGCAGAGAAGTTCGATGCGGGCGAACGCTGCGACATGGAGGCGGGTATGGCCAAGCTGTTCGCGTCCGAGACGGCGATGCAGATCGCGCTCGACGCGGTGCGCGTGCACGGCGGCTACGGGTACTCGACCGAATACGACGTCGAGCGGTATTTCCGGGACGCACCGCTGATGATCGTCGGCGAGGGCACCAACGAAATCCAACGCAACGTCATCGCCAAACAACTCGTGGCACGCGGCGGTCTCGACCTCTGA
- a CDS encoding YggS family pyridoxal phosphate-dependent enzyme yields the protein MPERVEDGAGYPTARTVEDFAHNLAVVSARIESALRRAGREGEAVQLLPVSKTVPEDRIRLAAAAGCTVFGENKVQEAKRKWHNLSDLDVQWSVIGHLQTNKAKDVAEFAAEFQALDNARAAEALDRRLQALGRQLDVYVQVNTSGEQSKYGLPPDAVIDFLKTLPSYSALRVRGLMTIALLSSDIERVRPCFRLLRRLRDQAREADLIGDGGLSMGMSGDYEAAIEEGATCVRVGQAIFGARALPDSHYWPTPTAEEPPRPQ from the coding sequence ATGCCGGAGCGGGTGGAAGACGGTGCGGGCTATCCGACGGCCCGCACCGTCGAGGATTTCGCGCACAATCTGGCGGTGGTTTCCGCGCGGATCGAATCCGCACTGCGTCGTGCCGGGCGCGAGGGTGAGGCCGTGCAGTTGTTGCCGGTGAGCAAGACGGTGCCGGAGGACCGCATCAGGCTCGCCGCGGCCGCCGGGTGCACGGTGTTCGGCGAGAACAAGGTGCAGGAAGCCAAACGCAAGTGGCACAACCTGTCTGACCTCGACGTCCAGTGGTCGGTGATCGGTCATCTCCAGACCAACAAGGCCAAGGATGTTGCCGAGTTCGCCGCGGAGTTCCAAGCCCTCGACAACGCGAGGGCGGCCGAAGCCCTGGATCGGCGCCTGCAGGCGCTCGGCCGGCAACTCGACGTGTATGTACAGGTGAACACGTCGGGGGAGCAGTCGAAATACGGTCTGCCGCCGGACGCGGTCATCGACTTCCTCAAAACCCTGCCGTCCTACAGCGCACTGCGGGTCCGTGGGCTGATGACGATCGCGCTGCTGAGTTCCGATATCGAGCGGGTCCGGCCGTGCTTTCGACTGCTGCGCAGGCTGCGCGATCAAGCCCGCGAAGCGGACTTGATCGGGGACGGCGGACTGTCGATGGGAATGTCGGGCGACTACGAGGCGGCCATCGAGGAGGGCGCCACCTGCGTGCGGGTCGGGCAGGCCATTTTCGGGGCCAGGGCACTGCCGGACAGCCACTACTGGCCGACGCCGACGGCCGAGGAGCCGCCACGCCCGCAGTGA